In a single window of the Streptomyces sp. HUAS ZL42 genome:
- the dapB gene encoding 4-hydroxy-tetrahydrodipicolinate reductase produces the protein MSKLRVAVLGAKGRIGSEAVRAVEAAEDMELVAALSRGDKLETLAETGAQVAVELTTPASVMDNLDFCVRHGIHAVVGTTGWTDERLAQLRGWLARSPETGVLIAPNFSIGAVLTMKFAQIAAPYFESVEVVELHHPNKVDAPSGTATRTAQLIAEARREAGTSPAPDATVTALDGARGASVDGIPVHAVRLRGLLAHQEVLLGGEGETLTIRHDSLHHSSFMPGILLGARRVVTAPGLTFGLEHFLDLG, from the coding sequence ATGAGCAAACTGCGCGTGGCGGTCCTCGGTGCCAAGGGCCGCATCGGTTCCGAGGCGGTACGGGCGGTCGAGGCCGCCGAGGACATGGAGCTGGTCGCCGCCCTGAGCCGGGGCGACAAGCTGGAGACGCTGGCGGAGACGGGCGCCCAGGTCGCCGTCGAACTGACCACGCCCGCCTCGGTCATGGACAACCTCGACTTCTGCGTACGCCACGGCATCCACGCGGTCGTCGGCACGACCGGCTGGACGGACGAACGCCTCGCACAGCTCAGGGGCTGGCTGGCCCGGTCCCCGGAGACGGGCGTGCTCATCGCGCCGAACTTCTCCATCGGGGCCGTCCTGACGATGAAGTTCGCGCAGATCGCCGCGCCGTACTTCGAATCCGTCGAGGTGGTCGAACTGCACCACCCGAACAAGGTGGACGCCCCGTCCGGCACCGCCACGCGCACCGCGCAGCTCATCGCCGAGGCGCGCCGCGAGGCCGGCACCTCCCCGGCTCCGGACGCGACGGTGACGGCCCTGGACGGCGCGCGGGGAGCCAGCGTCGACGGGATCCCCGTCCACGCCGTCCGTCTGCGGGGCCTGCTCGCCCACCAGGAGGTCCTGCTGGGCGGCGAGGGCGAGACCCTGACCATCCGCCACGACTCGCTCCACCACAGCAGCTTCATGCCGGGCATCCTGCTCGGCGCGCGCCGCGTGGTGACCGCTCCGGGCCTGACCTTCGGCCTGGAACACTTCCTGGACCTGGGCTGA
- a CDS encoding polyribonucleotide nucleotidyltransferase, with protein sequence MENETHYAEAVIDNGAFGTRTIRFETGRLAKQAAGSAVAYLDDDTMVLSATTASKNPKDQLDFFPLTVDVEERMYAAGKIPGSFFRREGRPSEDAILTCRLIDRPLRPSFKKGLRNEIQVVATIMALNPDHLYDVVAINAASASTQLAGLPFSGPIGGVRVALIRGQWVAFPTHTELEDAVFDMVVAGRTLEDGDVAIMMVEAEATDKTIQLVKGGAEAPTEEVVAAGLDAAKPFIKVLCKAQADLAAKAAKPTAEFPIFLDYQDDVLEALSAAVRPELASALTIAGKQERESELDRVKALAAEKLLPEFEGREKEISAAYRSLTKQLVRERVIKEKKRIDGRGVTDIRTLAAEVEAIPRVHGSALFERGETQILGVTTLNMLRMEQQLDTLSPVTRKRYMHNYNFPPYSTGETGRVGSPKRREIGHGALAERALVPVLPTREEFPYAIRQVSEALGSNGSTSMGSVCASTMSLLNAGVPLKAPVAGIAMGLISQEIDGETHYVTLTDILGAEDAFGDMDFKVAGTKEFVTALQLDTKLDGIPASVLAAALKQARDARLHILDVMMEAIDTPDEMSPNAPRIITVKIPVDKIGEVIGPKGKMINQIQEDTGAEITIEDDGTIYIGAADGPSAEAARTTINGIANPTMPEVGERYLGTVVKTTTFGAFVSLLPGKDGLLHISQIRKLAGGKRVENVEDVLGVGQKVQVEIAEIDSRGKLSLVPVIEGEEEASEDKKDDTDK encoded by the coding sequence GTGGAGAACGAGACCCACTACGCCGAGGCCGTCATCGACAACGGCGCCTTCGGCACCCGCACCATCCGATTCGAGACGGGCCGCCTGGCCAAACAGGCCGCCGGCTCCGCCGTGGCGTACCTGGACGACGACACCATGGTGCTGTCGGCCACCACCGCCTCCAAGAACCCCAAGGACCAGCTCGACTTCTTCCCGCTCACGGTGGACGTCGAGGAGCGGATGTACGCCGCCGGCAAGATCCCCGGCAGCTTCTTCCGCCGTGAGGGCCGCCCCTCCGAGGACGCCATCCTCACCTGCCGTCTGATCGACCGCCCGCTGCGCCCGTCCTTCAAGAAGGGCCTGCGCAACGAGATCCAGGTCGTCGCCACGATCATGGCGCTCAACCCCGACCACCTGTACGACGTCGTGGCGATCAACGCCGCCTCCGCGTCCACGCAGCTGGCCGGTCTGCCGTTCTCCGGCCCGATCGGCGGCGTCCGCGTCGCGCTGATCCGCGGCCAGTGGGTGGCGTTCCCCACGCACACCGAGCTCGAGGACGCCGTCTTCGACATGGTCGTCGCGGGCCGCACCCTGGAGGACGGCGACGTCGCGATCATGATGGTCGAGGCCGAGGCCACCGACAAGACCATCCAGCTGGTCAAGGGCGGCGCCGAGGCGCCGACCGAGGAGGTCGTCGCCGCCGGTCTGGACGCCGCGAAGCCCTTCATCAAGGTGCTCTGCAAGGCCCAGGCCGACCTCGCCGCGAAGGCCGCCAAGCCGACCGCCGAGTTCCCGATCTTCCTCGACTACCAGGACGATGTCCTGGAGGCGCTGTCCGCCGCCGTCCGCCCGGAGCTGGCCTCCGCGCTGACCATCGCGGGCAAGCAGGAGCGCGAGTCCGAGCTGGACCGTGTCAAGGCGCTCGCCGCCGAGAAGCTCCTGCCGGAGTTCGAGGGCCGCGAGAAGGAGATCTCCGCCGCGTACCGCTCGCTCACCAAGCAGCTGGTCCGTGAGCGCGTGATCAAGGAGAAGAAGCGCATCGACGGCCGCGGTGTCACCGACATCCGCACGCTGGCCGCCGAGGTCGAGGCCATCCCGCGGGTGCACGGTTCCGCGCTGTTCGAGCGTGGCGAGACCCAGATCCTGGGCGTCACCACCCTCAACATGCTCCGCATGGAGCAGCAGCTGGACACCCTTTCCCCGGTGACCCGCAAGCGCTACATGCACAACTACAACTTCCCGCCGTACTCCACCGGCGAGACCGGCCGCGTCGGCTCCCCGAAGCGCCGCGAGATCGGCCACGGAGCGCTCGCCGAGCGCGCCCTGGTCCCGGTCCTGCCGACGCGCGAGGAGTTCCCGTACGCGATCCGTCAGGTGTCCGAGGCCCTCGGCTCCAACGGCTCGACGTCCATGGGCTCGGTCTGCGCCTCCACCATGTCGCTGCTGAACGCCGGTGTGCCGCTGAAGGCCCCGGTCGCCGGTATCGCCATGGGTCTGATCTCCCAGGAGATCGACGGCGAGACGCACTACGTCACCCTCACCGACATCCTCGGTGCGGAGGACGCCTTCGGCGACATGGACTTCAAGGTCGCCGGCACCAAGGAGTTCGTGACCGCCCTCCAGCTCGACACCAAGCTGGACGGCATCCCGGCCTCCGTCCTGGCCGCCGCCCTCAAGCAGGCCCGTGACGCCCGCCTCCACATCCTCGACGTGATGATGGAAGCGATCGACACGCCGGACGAGATGTCCCCCAACGCGCCGCGGATCATCACCGTGAAGATCCCGGTCGACAAGATCGGCGAGGTCATCGGCCCCAAGGGCAAGATGATCAACCAGATCCAGGAGGACACCGGAGCCGAGATCACCATCGAGGACGACGGCACCATCTACATCGGCGCCGCCGACGGTCCCTCCGCCGAGGCCGCCCGCACCACGATCAACGGCATCGCCAACCCGACGATGCCCGAGGTCGGCGAGCGCTACCTGGGTACGGTCGTCAAGACCACGACCTTCGGCGCCTTCGTCTCGCTGCTCCCCGGCAAGGACGGTCTGCTGCACATCTCGCAGATCCGCAAGCTGGCCGGCGGCAAGCGCGTGGAGAACGTCGAGGACGTGCTCGGTGTGGGCCAGAAGGTCCAGGTCGAGATCGCCGAGATCGACTCTCGTGGCAAGCTCTCGCTCGTCCCCGTGATCGAGGGCGAGGAAGAGGCTTCCGAGGACAAGAAGGACGACACCGACAAGTGA
- the thyX gene encoding FAD-dependent thymidylate synthase: MTDTPADDLKPAFRSDITVELVKHTASDADVLFAARVSTKGEQSLDELGQDPERSKGLINYLMRDRHGSPFEHNSMTFFISAPIFVFREFMRHRVGWSYNEESGRYRELQPVFYVPDESRKLVQEGRPGKYVFVEGTQAQQELVGRAMEASYRQSYEAYQEMLAAGVAREVARAVLPVGLFSSMYATCNARSLMHFLGLRTQHEMAKVPSFPQREIEMVGEKMEAEWAKLMPLTYAAFNANGRVAP, from the coding sequence GTGACCGACACCCCCGCCGACGACCTGAAGCCCGCGTTTCGCAGCGACATCACCGTCGAACTGGTGAAGCACACCGCGTCGGACGCCGACGTCCTCTTCGCTGCCCGCGTCTCGACCAAAGGCGAGCAGTCCCTGGACGAGTTGGGCCAGGACCCCGAGCGTTCCAAGGGCCTGATCAACTACCTGATGAGGGACCGGCACGGCAGCCCCTTCGAGCACAACTCGATGACCTTCTTCATCAGCGCCCCGATCTTCGTCTTCCGCGAGTTCATGCGGCACCGCGTGGGCTGGTCGTACAACGAGGAGAGCGGCCGCTACCGCGAGCTCCAGCCGGTCTTCTACGTCCCCGACGAGTCCCGCAAGCTCGTCCAGGAGGGCCGCCCGGGCAAGTACGTCTTCGTGGAGGGCACCCAGGCACAACAGGAGCTGGTCGGCCGTGCCATGGAGGCCTCGTACCGCCAGTCGTACGAGGCCTACCAGGAGATGCTCGCCGCCGGCGTCGCCCGCGAGGTCGCCCGCGCGGTGCTCCCGGTCGGCCTGTTCTCCTCCATGTACGCCACCTGCAACGCCCGCTCCCTGATGCACTTCCTCGGCCTGCGCACCCAGCACGAGATGGCGAAGGTGCCGTCCTTCCCGCAGCGGGAGATCGAGATGGTCGGCGAGAAGATGGAGGCCGAGTGGGCCAAGCTCATGCCCCTCACCTACGCCGCCTTCAACGCGAACGGGCGTGTGGCGCCCTGA
- a CDS encoding M16 family metallopeptidase gives MTSSSSKATARTSSEARAVARTQTLIKGVNGIGTVRKTTLPGGLRVVTETLPSVRSATFGIWAHVGSRDETPSLNGATHYLEHLLFKGTSRRSALDISSAVDAVGGEMNAFTAKEYTCYYARVLDTDLPLAIDVVCDMLTGSLILEEDVNVERGAILEEIAMTEDDPGDCVHDLFAHTMFGDNPLGRPVLGTVDTVNALTADRIRRFYKKHYDPTHLVVAAAGNIDHNRVVRQVRAAFEKAGALKDGDATPIAPRDGRRAIRTAGRVELIGRKTEQAHVVLGMPGLSRTDERRWALGVLNTALGGGMSSRLFQEVREKRGLAYSVYSYTSGFADCGLFGVYAGCRPSQVHDVLKICRDELDHVAGHGLSDDEIRRAIGQLQGSTVLGLEDTGALMNRIGKSELCWGEQMSVDDMLARIAAVTPDDVRSVARDILGLRPSLSVIGPLKDKQASRLHDAVA, from the coding sequence GTGACGTCGAGTAGCTCCAAGGCGACGGCCCGCACCTCTTCGGAGGCGCGGGCCGTCGCCCGTACCCAAACCCTGATCAAGGGCGTCAACGGCATCGGTACGGTGCGCAAAACCACCCTCCCGGGCGGCCTGCGCGTCGTCACCGAGACCCTGCCCTCGGTCCGCTCGGCGACCTTCGGAATCTGGGCGCACGTCGGCTCCCGCGACGAGACGCCGTCCCTGAACGGCGCCACGCACTACCTGGAGCACCTGCTCTTCAAGGGGACTTCACGCCGTAGCGCGCTGGACATCTCGTCGGCCGTCGACGCGGTCGGCGGCGAGATGAACGCGTTCACGGCGAAGGAGTACACGTGCTACTACGCGCGCGTGCTCGACACCGACCTGCCGCTCGCCATCGACGTCGTCTGCGACATGCTGACCGGCTCCCTGATCCTCGAGGAGGACGTCAACGTCGAGCGCGGCGCCATCCTCGAAGAGATCGCGATGACCGAGGACGACCCGGGCGACTGCGTGCACGACCTGTTCGCGCACACGATGTTCGGCGACAACCCCCTCGGCCGCCCGGTCCTCGGCACGGTCGACACGGTCAACGCCCTCACCGCCGACCGAATCCGCCGCTTCTACAAGAAGCACTACGACCCGACCCACCTCGTGGTCGCGGCCGCCGGCAACATCGACCACAACAGGGTCGTACGACAGGTCCGCGCCGCTTTCGAGAAGGCGGGCGCCCTCAAGGACGGCGATGCCACCCCCATCGCCCCGCGCGACGGCCGGCGCGCCATCCGCACCGCGGGCCGCGTCGAGCTGATCGGCCGCAAGACCGAGCAGGCGCATGTCGTCCTCGGCATGCCGGGCCTGTCGCGTACCGACGAGCGCCGCTGGGCGCTGGGCGTGCTGAACACGGCCCTCGGCGGCGGCATGTCGTCCAGGCTGTTCCAGGAAGTCCGCGAGAAGCGCGGCCTGGCCTACAGCGTCTACTCGTACACCTCCGGCTTCGCCGACTGCGGCCTGTTCGGCGTGTACGCGGGCTGCCGCCCGAGCCAGGTGCACGACGTGCTGAAGATCTGCCGCGACGAGCTCGACCATGTCGCCGGGCACGGTCTGTCCGACGACGAGATAAGGCGTGCCATCGGCCAGCTCCAGGGCTCCACGGTCCTGGGCCTGGAGGACACGGGCGCGCTGATGAACCGCATCGGCAAGAGTGAGCTGTGCTGGGGCGAGCAGATGTCCGTCGACGACATGCTGGCCCGGATAGCAGCGGTGACCCCGGACGACGTCCGCTCGGTCGCCCGCGACATCCTGGGACTGCGGCCCTCGCTGTCGGTCATCGGCCCGCTGAAGGACAAACAGGCCTCCCGGCTGCACGACGCCGTCGCCTGA
- the rpsO gene encoding 30S ribosomal protein S15, whose protein sequence is MPLDAATKKQIITEFGQKEGDTGSPEVQVAMLSRRISDLTEHLKTHKHDHHSRRGLLILVGQRRRLLQYLAKKDIQRFRTLVDRLGIRRGAAGAK, encoded by the coding sequence GTGCCGCTCGACGCCGCTACGAAGAAGCAGATCATCACCGAGTTCGGCCAGAAGGAGGGCGACACCGGCTCCCCCGAGGTCCAGGTCGCCATGCTCTCGCGCCGGATCTCGGACCTGACCGAGCACCTCAAGACCCACAAGCACGACCACCACTCCCGCCGTGGTCTGCTGATCCTGGTCGGTCAGCGCCGTCGCCTGCTGCAGTACCTCGCCAAGAAGGACATCCAGCGCTTCCGTACGCTGGTCGACCGCCTCGGCATCCGCCGCGGTGCTGCGGGCGCGAAGTAA
- a CDS encoding DUF397 domain-containing protein, with translation MAETEQEIKARKERERDELYALDISGVEWQCAPGTEEHEERVEIARLPGGAVAMRSSLDPDTVLRYTEAEWRAFVLGARDGEFDLEPAPHNGALAAE, from the coding sequence ATGGCGGAGACGGAACAGGAGATCAAGGCGCGCAAGGAGCGGGAGCGGGACGAGTTGTACGCCCTCGACATCTCGGGCGTCGAGTGGCAGTGCGCGCCGGGTACCGAGGAGCACGAGGAGCGGGTCGAGATCGCCCGGCTTCCCGGTGGCGCCGTGGCCATGCGGTCCTCGCTCGACCCGGACACCGTGCTGCGGTACACGGAGGCGGAGTGGCGGGCCTTCGTGCTGGGGGCGCGGGACGGGGAGTTCGATCTGGAGCCGGCGCCGCACAACGGTGCCCTTGCCGCGGAGTGA
- the dapA gene encoding 4-hydroxy-tetrahydrodipicolinate synthase, with translation MAPTSTPQTPFGRVLTAMVTPFTADGALDLDGAQRLATHLVDAGNDGLIINGTTGESPTTSDAEKSDLVRAVLEAVGDRAHIVAGVGTNDTHHSIELAGAAEKAGAHGLLVVTPYYNKPPQEGLYRHFKAVADAAELPVMLYDIPGRSGVPINTETLVRLAEHPRIVANKDAKGDLGRASWAIARSGLAWYSGDDMLNLPLLSVGAVGFVSVVGHVVTPDLRALVEAYVSGDVQKATEIHQKLLPVYTGMFRTQGVMTTKAALALQGLPAGPLRAPMVECTPEEIEQLKIDLAAGGVQL, from the coding sequence ATGGCTCCGACCTCCACTCCGCAGACCCCCTTCGGGCGGGTCCTCACCGCCATGGTCACGCCCTTCACGGCGGACGGCGCACTCGACCTCGACGGCGCACAGCGGCTCGCCACCCACCTCGTGGACGCAGGCAACGACGGCCTGATCATCAACGGCACCACCGGCGAGTCCCCCACCACCAGCGACGCGGAGAAATCGGACCTGGTACGAGCCGTACTGGAGGCGGTCGGCGACCGCGCCCACATCGTGGCCGGCGTCGGCACCAACGACACCCACCACAGCATCGAGCTGGCCGGGGCCGCCGAGAAGGCGGGCGCACACGGCCTCCTGGTCGTCACCCCGTACTACAACAAGCCCCCGCAGGAGGGCCTGTACCGGCACTTCAAGGCCGTCGCCGACGCCGCCGAGCTGCCGGTCATGCTGTACGACATCCCCGGCCGCAGCGGCGTCCCCATCAACACGGAGACTCTCGTCCGCCTTGCCGAGCACCCCAGAATCGTCGCCAACAAGGACGCCAAGGGCGACCTCGGGCGCGCAAGCTGGGCCATCGCCCGGTCCGGCCTCGCCTGGTACTCCGGCGACGACATGCTGAACCTGCCGCTGCTCTCCGTGGGCGCGGTCGGCTTCGTCTCCGTCGTCGGCCACGTGGTCACCCCCGACCTGCGCGCCCTCGTCGAGGCGTACGTCTCCGGCGACGTGCAGAAGGCCACCGAGATCCACCAGAAGCTGCTCCCGGTCTACACCGGCATGTTCCGCACCCAGGGCGTGATGACGACCAAGGCCGCGCTCGCCCTCCAGGGCCTGCCCGCCGGACCACTGCGCGCCCCCATGGTCGAGTGCACGCCCGAAGAGATCGAACAGCTCAAGATCGATCTTGCCGCGGGCGGGGTACAGCTCTAG